The stretch of DNA AATGGAAGGAAAGATTGGATACGCTCCAAATGTGGAGTGGAATGAACCATATAGTGATAAACAAGAAGATATTGATGCATGTAACAGAGCGAATGCATTCTTCATCGATTGGTTCTTTGATCCAGTATTTAAAGGGTCCTATCCGCAATTTATGGTTGATTGGTTTGCCACGAAGGGCGCTACATTAAATATCCAAGATGGGGATATGGAGACTATTAGCCAACCAATTGATTTCATCGGCATTAATTACTACACAGGTAGTGTTGGAAGATATAAAGAAAATGAAGGTTTGTTCGACCATGAAAGAGTGGACACAGGCTACCAAAAGACGGATATCGGCTGGAACATTTACCCTGAAGGCTTTTATAAAGTGTTAACACATATTAGTAAAACTTATGGGGATGTACCAATTTATATCACGGAGAATGGATCTTGTTATAACGACGAGCCTGAAAATGGACAAGTGAAAGACGAAAGACGTACAGAGTATTTGAGACAGCATTTAGTATCTTTACATCGTGCAATGGAGAATGGGGTAAATATTAAAGGTTACTTAACTTGGTCTCTATTAGATAACTTTGAATGGGCAGAAGGATATTCTATGCGTTTCGGGATTGTTCACGTAAACTATCGTACACTCGAACGTACGAAAAAAGATAGCTTCTATTGGTATAAACAAACGATAGCAAATAACTTCTTTGAAGTATAAATTCTGTTTTTAGTGTGTTAACTCGGAGCGCCTAATCATCATACGAAAAATTGTGGCGCTTCGAATTATAATAAGTTTTACTAAAGCGCTTTAGATGCGATAAAGCTTTTCAACTAATAGTAAGCGCTTACCATATAGGTGAGACTACAACAGGAAGTATCTTTCACACAATTTTAAGTCTTATCTATAACAGAGCCTAGTCTTTTAAGGAGGTGAAGAAATAGAGCAGTAATTAGATTTCTTGTCATAATAGTTTTTTTATAATAATTTTCCAGGGGGGAAAACAATATGAA from Sutcliffiella cohnii encodes:
- a CDS encoding GH1 family beta-glucosidase; translation: MAIIQFPKDMKWGVATASYQIEGAVKEGGRGPSIWDTFSKTPGKVVNGDNGDVACGSYYKYGEDIEIMDDLGVDYYRFSVAWPRIFPNGTGEVNQEGLNYYHNLVDRLLEKGIEPMCTLYHWDLPQVIQDNGGWDNRETIDAFVEYADLMFKEFEGKIKYWITFNEPWCVSFLSNFIGAHAPGNKDLQLAVNVAHHLHVAHGKTVIRFRELGMEGKIGYAPNVEWNEPYSDKQEDIDACNRANAFFIDWFFDPVFKGSYPQFMVDWFATKGATLNIQDGDMETISQPIDFIGINYYTGSVGRYKENEGLFDHERVDTGYQKTDIGWNIYPEGFYKVLTHISKTYGDVPIYITENGSCYNDEPENGQVKDERRTEYLRQHLVSLHRAMENGVNIKGYLTWSLLDNFEWAEGYSMRFGIVHVNYRTLERTKKDSFYWYKQTIANNFFEV